One region of Drosophila subobscura isolate 14011-0131.10 chromosome J, UCBerk_Dsub_1.0, whole genome shotgun sequence genomic DNA includes:
- the LOC117893546 gene encoding somatostatin receptor type 5: MLTWLMMMGLMQWVRGEDVSTESTYANTTNWQGSNETLFSTELSQRWDSGSSTIHPEDTPPYSTDLPTYEHCIATRNSLADLFTVVLYGLVCIVGLFGNTLVIYVVLRFSKMQTVTNIYILNLAIADECFLIGIPFLLYTMRICSWRFGEFMCKAYMVSTSITSFTSSIFLLIMSADRYIAVCHPISSPRYRTLHIAKIVSAVAWSTSAVLMLPVILYASTVEQEDGVNYSCNIMWPDAYKKHSGTTFILYTFFLGFATPLCFILSFYYLVIRKLKSVGPKQATKSKEKRRAHRKVTRLVLTVITVYICCWLPHWMSQLALINSNPAQRDLSRLEILIFLLLGALVYSNSAVNPILYAFLSENFRKSFFKAFTCMTQQDINAQLHLEPSVFTKQGSRRRGGSKRLLTPNPQVPQLLANNAGNNNSSTATSSTTTAEKTASTGAQKSSSSNGKLASAATKEPENLIICLGEQQGEAFCTMARRGSGAMQQTDL; the protein is encoded by the coding sequence ATGTTGACCTGGCTAATGATGATGGGGCTGATGCAATGGGTACGAGGGGAGGATGTGTCCACGGAATCAACCTATGCAAACACCACAAATTGGCAGGGCTCGAATGAGACTCTCTTCAGCACAGAGTTAAGCCAAAGGTGGGACAGTGGCAGCTCCACGATCCACCCAGAGGATACACCTCCCTACAGCACGGATCTGCCCACGTATGAGCACTGCATAGCTACGAGGAACTCCCTGGCGGATCTATTCACAGTGGTGCTGTATGGACTCGTGTGCATTGTGGGTCTGTTTGGCAACACTCTGGTGATCTATGTGGTGCTGCGCTTCTCCAAGATGCAGACAGTGACGAATATTTACATCCTAAATCTGGCCATAGCAGATGAGTGCTTTCTGATTGGCATACCCTTCCTGCTCTACACAATGCGAATCTGCAGCTGGCGCTTCGGGGAGTTCATGTGCAAGGCGTACATGGTTAGCACCTCCATCACATCGTTCACCTCTTCGATCTTCCTGCTCATTATGTCGGCGGACAGGTACATAGCCGTCTGCCATCCGATATCCTCTCCACGATATCGCACCCTGCACATAGCCAAGATCGTGTCGGCGGTGGCCTGGTCCACGTCCGCAGTGCTGATGCTCCCAGTGATCCTCTACGCCAGCACAGTGGAACAGGAGGATGGCGTGAACTACTCGTGCAACATAATGTGGCCGGATGCGTATAAGAAACATTCGGGAACCACTTTCATACTGTACACATTTTTCCTAGGCTTCGCCACGCCGCTCTGTTTCATCCTCAGTTTCTACTACCTGGTCATACGGAAACTAAAGTCTGTGGGTCCCAAACAGGCGACCAAGTCCAAGGAGAAGCGCCGTGCACATCGCAAGGTCACGCGACTGGTGCTGACTGTCATCACGGTGTacatctgctgctggctgccccaCTGGATGTCCCAGTTGGCGCTAATCAACTCTAATCCCGCTCAGCGTGACCTGTCGCGCCTGGAGATACTCATCTTTCTGCTACTGGGCGCCCTGGTCTACTCCAATTCGGCAGTCAATCCCATACTCTATGCTTTTCTCAGTGAAAACTTTCGCAAGAGCTTCTTTAAAGCATTCACCTGCATGACCCAGCAGGATATCAATGCCCAGCTGCACCTGGAACCGAGTGTATTCACCAAGCAGGGCAGTCGTCGTCGGGGTGGCTCCAAGCGACTGCTCACACCCAATCCCCAggtgccacagctgctggccaacaatgCGGGCAACAACAATTCCTCGACCGCCACCTCCTCCACAACGACAGCGGAGAAGACGGCATCGACAGGGGCACAAAAGTCGAGTAGTTCCAATGGCAAATTAGCTTCTGCAGCCACCAAGGAACCGGAGAATCTGATCATCTGCCTGGGGGAGCAGCAGGGAGAGGCCTTCTGCACTATGGCCAGAAGGGGTTCCGGTGCGATGCAGCAAACAGATTTGTAA